In Agrobacterium tumefaciens, one genomic interval encodes:
- a CDS encoding arylsulfatase: MTFKPRIFFFHATPVAMAPVTDAMRRLWPEAEAVNILDESLSLDRAREVGPLSPELSERFVALGRQAVSGAADGILITCSAFGPAIRRLSSEIGIPVLMPNEAMFRAAIMAGSDIGMVATFAPAVATMEEEFREFAAEVGSSATLRTIIADGAIEKLRQGDAAEHDARVADAAQDLAGCDAIMLAHFSTARAAGPVGERVDCAVLTAPGSAVTRMKQLMDRQEH, translated from the coding sequence TTCAAGCCACGCATATTCTTCTTCCATGCGACGCCGGTTGCCATGGCGCCCGTGACCGATGCCATGCGGCGGCTCTGGCCGGAGGCCGAGGCCGTCAACATTCTCGACGAGAGCCTGTCACTGGACCGGGCGCGGGAGGTCGGGCCACTCTCGCCGGAACTCAGCGAGCGTTTCGTCGCTCTCGGCCGGCAAGCCGTTTCCGGCGCGGCAGATGGCATATTGATCACCTGCTCGGCCTTCGGCCCGGCCATCCGGCGGCTTTCCTCGGAGATCGGCATCCCGGTCCTCATGCCCAATGAGGCGATGTTTCGTGCGGCGATCATGGCCGGCTCGGACATCGGCATGGTTGCAACCTTCGCACCCGCCGTCGCCACGATGGAAGAGGAGTTCCGCGAGTTCGCGGCAGAAGTCGGCAGTTCTGCGACGCTTCGCACCATCATTGCGGACGGCGCGATCGAGAAGCTCCGGCAGGGCGATGCGGCCGAGCATGATGCAAGGGTCGCCGACGCCGCTCAGGATTTGGCCGGTTGCGACGCGATCATGCTCGCTCATTTTTCCACCGCGCGCGCGGCCGGCCCGGTCGGCGAGCGGGTGGATTGCGCCGTGCTGACCGCGCCGGGCAGCGCGGTGACACGAATGAAACAGTTGATGGACAGGCAGGAGCACTAG
- a CDS encoding four-carbon acid sugar kinase family protein: MLLGVIADDFTGAGDIANTLAKGLPGQGGLAVTQYLGVPKVKADRSVEAGVISLKTRSSPVEDAVQQSLAALEWLRNQGCEQFVFKYCSTFDSTPEGNIGPVAEALATALGVKGVIACPAFPTVGRTVHQGHLFVQDRLLSESSMRHHPLTPMTDSDIRRWLAQQTRDPVGLVSTAIVRSGSEAVRTALEAAAADGTTMVICDASLDDDLVTLGRAAAGERLVTGGSGIAIGLPANFLRSGKAKGAVTAFSGVDGPEAILAGSCSAATRRQIAIHAAGHPTMALDIDAAMAGRLDVGDLLEFAAAHRGKAPLIYSSDDPLEVERLQKRYGREKVAETLDGLFARTARSLVESGVSRLVVAGGETSGAVAQALDLEALSIGPEIDPGVPILIGGKGRIALALKSGNFGAPDFFAKALKQLQQGAVETGGNG, from the coding sequence ATGCTGCTCGGAGTTATCGCCGACGATTTTACCGGTGCGGGAGACATAGCGAACACGCTTGCAAAAGGCCTGCCGGGGCAGGGTGGGCTTGCGGTCACGCAATATCTCGGCGTTCCCAAGGTGAAGGCCGACCGATCCGTCGAGGCGGGAGTGATCTCGCTCAAGACCCGGTCCTCGCCGGTCGAGGATGCGGTCCAGCAATCGCTTGCAGCACTCGAATGGCTGCGCAACCAGGGCTGCGAGCAATTCGTTTTTAAATATTGCTCGACATTCGATTCCACGCCGGAAGGCAATATCGGGCCGGTGGCTGAGGCGCTTGCAACGGCCCTTGGGGTCAAGGGCGTGATTGCCTGCCCGGCCTTCCCGACGGTCGGGCGCACCGTCCATCAGGGCCATCTCTTCGTGCAGGATCGGCTGCTCAGCGAATCCAGCATGCGCCATCATCCGCTGACGCCGATGACGGATTCCGACATCCGGCGCTGGCTGGCGCAGCAGACGCGCGATCCGGTCGGGCTGGTGAGTACGGCGATTGTCCGTTCCGGAAGCGAGGCCGTGAGGACGGCGCTGGAGGCGGCCGCCGCCGACGGGACGACGATGGTCATCTGCGACGCCTCGCTTGATGACGACCTCGTCACGCTCGGCAGGGCGGCCGCGGGGGAGCGGCTTGTTACCGGCGGTTCCGGCATCGCGATCGGCCTTCCGGCAAACTTCCTGCGCAGCGGCAAGGCGAAGGGTGCGGTCACCGCCTTTTCCGGCGTCGACGGCCCCGAGGCGATCCTGGCCGGCAGTTGCTCGGCCGCGACCCGCCGGCAGATCGCCATCCATGCCGCAGGGCATCCGACCATGGCGCTCGATATCGATGCGGCCATGGCGGGCAGGCTCGATGTCGGCGACCTACTCGAATTCGCAGCCGCCCACCGCGGCAAGGCGCCGCTGATCTATTCCTCGGACGATCCGCTGGAAGTCGAGCGCTTGCAAAAACGCTACGGCCGGGAAAAGGTGGCCGAGACGCTCGACGGCCTGTTTGCAAGGACGGCGCGCTCGCTGGTCGAGAGCGGCGTCAGCAGGCTGGTGGTCGCCGGAGGAGAGACATCCGGCGCGGTCGCCCAGGCGCTCGATCTCGAAGCGCTTTCGATCGGGCCGGAAATCGATCCGGGCGTGCCGATCCTGATCGGCGGCAAAGGCAGGATTGCGCTGGCGCTTAAATCCGGCAATTTCGGCGCGCCGGACTTTTTCGCCAAGGCGTTGAAGCAGTTGCAACAGGGGGCCGTTGAAACAGGGGGCAATGGGTGA
- a CDS encoding aldolase, with translation MKEDELRAEIVRFGALLYGRGLAHGSAGNLSVKLEDGTILVTPTNSSLGFLSPGQISKVSAEGIHLAGDPPSKEAFFHLAVYHERPEASAIVHLHSTNAVALSCLCHEDTSDVLPPLTAYQIMRIGRLPLLPYFRPGDRKLADAVRQIAGGHKAMLLANHGPIVSGKSLQDAVHAYEELEETAKLFFLIGDRPVSRLTCEAIVDLNEAFPN, from the coding sequence GTGAAAGAGGATGAACTGCGTGCCGAGATCGTGAGGTTCGGCGCCCTCCTTTACGGGCGAGGACTTGCGCATGGCAGTGCCGGAAACCTTTCGGTGAAGCTGGAGGATGGCACGATCCTCGTCACGCCGACCAATTCATCGCTGGGCTTTCTGTCTCCCGGGCAGATATCGAAGGTCTCGGCCGAGGGCATCCATCTTGCCGGCGATCCGCCGTCGAAGGAGGCCTTCTTCCATCTGGCGGTCTATCACGAACGGCCGGAGGCAAGCGCAATCGTCCACCTTCATTCCACCAACGCGGTTGCCCTGTCCTGCCTTTGCCATGAGGACACTTCCGATGTACTCCCGCCGCTCACCGCCTATCAGATCATGCGGATCGGGCGATTGCCGCTTCTTCCCTATTTTCGGCCGGGGGACCGCAAGCTTGCGGATGCCGTTCGCCAGATCGCCGGTGGTCACAAGGCAATGCTGCTTGCCAATCACGGCCCGATCGTTTCCGGTAAGTCGCTGCAGGACGCGGTTCACGCCTATGAGGAACTGGAGGAAACGGCCAAGCTGTTCTTCCTCATCGGTGACCGGCCCGTTTCGCGCCTCACCTGCGAGGCGATCGTCGATTTGAATGAAGCCTTCCCGAATTGA
- a CDS encoding iron chelate uptake ABC transporter family permease subunit, with translation MEQWILLLVAALGAGALSGVIGTGASLLLLPLLVPMFGAVEAIPIMAVAGFMANLSRALAWWGSIAWKAVMAYALPGVPAAALGAYTLVHMPRGWPEMLLGLFIMALVPLRQLVMKAVVSINLVQMAVVGAVIGFLTGLFLSTGPLSVPAFLALGLVRSAFIDQGGEPSGRNMLGDMAATGLGVRSRLLNAARIAASVLLTCACASVVGTLGFVGLVAPHLAPLFFGSAQMPFLFGSAALGSLLVLLADTVGRTIFAPVQIPAGILMAVLGLPFFCS, from the coding sequence TTGGAACAGTGGATCTTGCTGCTTGTCGCGGCACTCGGCGCCGGCGCGCTGAGCGGTGTGATCGGAACCGGTGCGAGCCTGCTGCTTCTGCCATTGCTAGTGCCGATGTTCGGTGCCGTCGAGGCGATCCCGATCATGGCCGTGGCCGGCTTCATGGCCAACCTGTCGCGGGCGCTTGCGTGGTGGGGTTCGATCGCCTGGAAGGCGGTGATGGCCTATGCCCTGCCGGGCGTTCCGGCCGCAGCACTCGGCGCCTATACGCTGGTTCACATGCCGCGCGGATGGCCGGAAATGCTGCTTGGCCTCTTCATCATGGCTCTGGTGCCGCTGCGCCAGCTGGTGATGAAGGCCGTCGTCTCGATCAATCTGGTGCAGATGGCCGTCGTGGGTGCGGTGATCGGCTTTCTGACGGGACTGTTTCTCTCAACCGGACCGCTCAGCGTGCCGGCCTTTCTGGCGCTCGGCCTCGTGCGCAGTGCCTTCATCGACCAGGGCGGTGAGCCGTCCGGGCGAAATATGTTGGGCGACATGGCGGCGACCGGTCTTGGCGTGCGTTCCCGCCTGCTCAATGCCGCAAGGATTGCCGCCTCCGTGCTTTTGACCTGCGCCTGCGCATCCGTGGTGGGCACGCTGGGTTTTGTCGGGCTTGTCGCACCCCATCTGGCCCCGCTTTTCTTCGGCTCGGCGCAGATGCCGTTTCTGTTTGGCAGTGCAGCTTTAGGCAGCCTTCTCGTGCTTCTGGCAGACACAGTCGGCCGAACGATCTTCGCCCCGGTCCAGATCCCCGCCGGCATCCTGATGGCCGTGCTCGGACTGCCGTTTTTCTGTTCCTGA
- a CDS encoding ABC transporter substrate-binding protein, which translates to MKRPGFGNLVLAACLMLGMPFFSPAALAREIIDDAGRRVEIVDRPQRVVSLDDADLTVPLLELGVLPIASQGRRGRGGHHFLRSGMTLTGQDFDNTRLIFLGMQPVDVEAVAALKPDLILVFKGRPTPPEQLQAIAPTVVIDDIARGPDAIYDFLAELTGRQAALDLLKRRYGTQIAQPRLIAGDKPPVISVISATGDRKLSIERSYGSIGFVARDAGFDTPPADKDDCGKFRRALQP; encoded by the coding sequence TTGAAGAGACCCGGTTTTGGAAACCTCGTACTGGCAGCCTGCCTGATGCTCGGCATGCCGTTTTTCAGCCCGGCAGCCTTGGCCCGGGAAATCATCGATGACGCCGGACGACGCGTCGAGATTGTTGACCGGCCGCAACGAGTCGTCTCGCTCGACGATGCGGACCTCACCGTGCCGTTGCTCGAACTCGGCGTCCTGCCAATCGCAAGCCAGGGCCGGCGGGGACGCGGCGGCCATCACTTTCTCCGCTCCGGCATGACGCTGACAGGCCAGGACTTCGACAATACCCGCTTGATCTTCCTCGGCATGCAGCCGGTCGATGTCGAGGCCGTTGCGGCGTTGAAGCCTGATCTGATCCTGGTCTTCAAGGGCCGACCGACGCCGCCGGAACAATTGCAGGCAATCGCGCCGACCGTGGTCATCGACGATATCGCGCGTGGACCTGACGCTATCTACGATTTCCTCGCCGAGCTGACCGGGCGGCAGGCGGCACTCGATCTTCTCAAACGCCGCTACGGCACGCAGATCGCCCAGCCGCGGCTGATTGCCGGCGACAAGCCCCCGGTGATCTCCGTCATTTCCGCGACCGGCGATCGCAAGCTCAGCATCGAGCGGAGCTATGGCAGTATCGGCTTCGTTGCACGGGATGCGGGTTTTGACACTCCCCCCGCTGACAAAGACGATTGCGGAAAATTCAGGCGCGCTCTTCAGCCCTGA
- a CDS encoding antitoxin, translating into MSRLTIDITDQQHQSLKALAALQGKTIKQYAIERLFPGDTDAERAWQELKKFINTRVDEGLAGRLSTKTVGEILDEEIAEGRA; encoded by the coding sequence ATGAGCAGGTTGACGATCGACATAACGGACCAACAACATCAAAGCCTGAAGGCGTTGGCCGCTTTGCAAGGGAAGACAATCAAGCAGTATGCAATTGAACGCCTCTTTCCCGGAGATACAGACGCAGAACGAGCCTGGCAGGAGTTGAAGAAGTTTATAAACACACGCGTCGATGAGGGGCTAGCAGGAAGACTGTCGACCAAAACCGTAGGTGAGATTCTCGATGAAGAGATTGCCGAGGGTCGTGCTTGA